From the Manihot esculenta cultivar AM560-2 chromosome 14, M.esculenta_v8, whole genome shotgun sequence genome, the window CGGTTTCAATCTGTTCTGCATAAGGATGTTGTTTTTGAATTTAGCATATCAGAATGATTCCGGTGGTGTCATGGAAGGTGCTCACTTTATGTAACTTCCTCAAAGAAGAAGCCTTGGGAATGAAGCTGAGTATCAGAATTTACCTTACCAGAATCTCGTTCAATCCTTCCTTGAAAGAGTTCAGGCACCACATCAATCTTCAAACCTGGTGGCAATGGCAATCCAAGAAACCTAGTAGTTGCACTTGTTAGTGGTGGAATATACAGAGTTTCCAAGTCAAACGAAACTGAAATCTCATCTTTCAGGTCACCCTTTTTAATTCTGGTAGCAGTCCCAGATCCTGTTCCTCCTTGAGCATCGTATTCAAAGTCAGGATATCTTGAGATGCCAAGCTTGCAAGCTTCCAAAGTTTTGAAATCAACAGTGTAAGTATCAGTTTTTGGGAGTGTGGTGGTAGAAATGGAACCCTGTTGGTTGGGAATAGAAGATAATGCAATGGTTTTAATTCTAAGAGCTGGTTTCCTTGTAGAAAATTTGCACAGGATTGGGGGATTTGAAGTGTGTATCCTGCAACCCATTTTCTGAAAAGTTGGCTTTCGAGTTCTACCCAAAtgcagaggaagaggaatcGAGCTTTTGGCACTAGACTTGGGGTATTAGATGAGGCTCTGCTTCCAGTCTTTCAGAAATCGTACACATGATGAGAGGCTGGTATGTCTTCTGAATTTGGTCCTTATCTTCATATTTGGGGTGATTTTACTACTGTGGCGTATTGGCcgtgaagaaaagaaaatttatagtTATTCCAAAAATTGGCAATTTTTAGTGGAAGGCTATTTCCCAAAATTTGTTATCATTGCGGTCTCGTACATGTAATTATATCGTTTTTCACTAAATAATCCTCATAATTATTTGCCCTTCCACACTGCTGTTCTCCTACTCCCTCTCCATAATCCAAAAATATACCTCtattattatttgcttttcAATGAAGTTAATGGAATTAATTTAACATTTAagcaataaaattatatttttttcaaagttCATTATGAATATagagataaaaatatattgatatattaaaataaagattaaaaagaaaaggaaagttttgaagagtgaATAAGGAAAATAAAAACGACAAAGAAATTCACCAAAAttggaaattttaaatatgaaaaattaggtctattttttttaagaaaaatgtgTGGATTTGAGAAAgaagagaatttaaaatttttaattttttttaaaaaaaaaagaggcaacattttttaattaattatttcaaaattcattATGAAATACAAATAATAAGTAAACACTTTTATTTAGTCCTTTCAAAATTTAGGTttcgattaaaataaaattttattatttgaatataattaGGTGAAAATTAGTAAGATacgaaaagttttaaatttaaatgtaacaatttaaatttaaatctaaataCACCATAtgtacagaaaaaaaaaaaaaaagaaaagaaaagagtagAAAAGAGAATTTCCGTAAATAGATTAAAGATTTGGCTACTCGCCAAGAGCCATACACCggagttattattattactttctaACAAAGAAATTGGCGCTTGTTGCGTCTGAAATTCTACTACCACTTATGCAGAGTGTACCATCCACATGACACGAGTTCACTTCTTACAGCGCCCCCTTGGAATCGGGCACGTTTACCAACAGCCAACACGTGTTTTCAGACTTCAATAATCAATCCCCATGTCGTGGAGGCATCGTGTTTGTCAAATAGTTAATGAAAGAGAAAACTCATCCTCCATGGCAGCCCAAGTGCCTCACCGTCAAATCCATGATGGGATAGCCAAGCAATTTTCATCCAAAATATGTATTTATaccgaattaaaattaaagttaattgaacatttaaatcaaTTAGTCATGTCATGGATAAAGGCCCCTCTCCACCCTTTTCGATTTCTCACTAATCCACATGAGAACTCTATTCATTTGAAAtgctaaattaaaattcaagtaGCTCAGTTTTACAAGAGAGAGAATGAGATTTCAAATAACACGGATAAAAGTGTGAAAGAAGATttacaatttttaaatattaatgcaatataatcaattttaattagtttaaaaatagaaatcttaatattaattattaaagctCAAGAACAGAAAAGATGCGTGTTAACCATCATGAAAATTCAGTCTTAGATACAAGGCAGAAGCCTATGACTAGCAACTTGTTGCTCTTCCAACCTAGTAGTGCATAAACTGAAGAGGACAAAAATATATACACTCAAATCACACCACCCTTTGAAGCTTGCCTAGGACTTGCCATCATGATTCAGCACAACAGGGCAAACAAAACACATTGGCTTGTAGAAACAAGTGTGGGCATGCCATTTTCCTCCATCTCAGTCATCCATCAGAGAGCCTCCAGTTTCATTCTGTACTCTAGCTTCAGGTTGCCAGCCAGCCAGCCCTCTCTTTCAAGTTTCAACAGACAAGAGAAGAGCAGTTGGAAGATGCATGCATGATGCCCGTCGGATAACTGACTCGCTCACCATCAAATCGAGTTGCTCGCCCTCACCAAGACCAATTGTACGGTTCCTCTTACTGTGCGTGCCCATCCTGGACTCTATGGCTCCTCCTGACCTCTTAGCGTCCGCTGGCTTCTGTTCCATTTCTCTAGCCTCATGTGCGCAGAATATAGAAGATTCAGGCAACATGAGCATCTTTTCCAGGCTGACCTCTGCATGATAGAATGTTAAAAGATTTAATTCTATAACATCATTATAAATAAGCTgtcaaataaatgaaaatagctCACCTCCATAGCTAGCATTCAAACTGGAAATATTGTTTGAGAAATCCAATGCACAACTCCCTTGCTTCGTCACAGGGCTATGGCTAAAGAAAGCAAAGCTTGGCATTGATCCTACAGGGGAAGGAAATTCCAAGGCATCAGAATTGCCACCGTTATGGAAAGAAAGCTGACCAGATACAGAGGAAGGTGTTGAAGGTTCCGCATGgaaagaagaaaatgatgatCTGCATGTGAAAGTAGGTGATTCTGTATCACAAACAAACGGTGATCCAGTGCCAATGCTGATGTCCTGATTCCTGGCCATCAATGTAGAGAAAGAGCCACCACCTAAATCCCATTCTTCACAACTTTGCTTTTCAAAATGACTAGGTTGTACAGGACATATTGCATCATCCTTCATCCAGGAATGATCTGcaaaaataattaagtttagGCAAGTCTTTGGAAAGAGGCTCAGTTATCTTGTAGCAGGTAAGAAAGGATACACTCATGCAGATTAGCTCATTAGAAAAACATAGTGGTGAAAATTTCTTGACTGCAGGATGCTCCAGCTTTTGCTAAAaaccatttaaaacataaatgaACTTGTCCATTCTAAAAATTCAGTGGATGATATGATGTCCTGAATTTTTCAATAGCTAGCAGCATCAGTTACCTGTTAATTATCTAGCTCTGCACATACCATAAGCCTTCAGATACGTATGTGCACCAGAATACATAACAAAATGACCGAGTATAACACAGAAAATAGGTAAATTTTCCAGCAAATGAAAAGACAAACCCACCTAAAACCTGCTGAGCAGTAAGCCTTTGTGAAGGATCTGTACAAAGCATGCCCCTGACTAACTCCTTTGCAGATTCAGTTATCTGATCCCAAGGATTAGATGGGAATCGCAGATCTGCAGCCCTTACAGCATCAAATATTTGTGACTTAGTCTTGCCCCAAAAGGGTGGTGTCCCACTGAGAAGAATATAAAGAATCACCCCTGCACTCCAAACATCGGCCGCCTGATTATAGCCCCCTGCCAATACCTCCGGGGCTATATAAAATGGGCTCCCAACAGTCCCACGCAACTTCTGACCTATTTGAACATATCCCAGATGTTTAAAAGACCAAACAAGTCAAACTTTGGAAAACATAGCAGTCAACAAAAACAACTACATGATGAATAGAGGGAAAGAATGAGACATGGAAGAATACCAGGGTTTATGTACGTTGCAAGACCAAAATCTGCCAGTTTAATAGGTGAATATGAGGCTTTTGTAGCCAAAAGAATATTCTCTGGCTTCAAATCCCTGTGAACCACCCCAATTTCATGACAGTGCAGCACCACTTGCATCAAATGCCTGAAGAGAACCCTAGCCTCCACCTCAGAGAATCGTCCATGCTTTTCTAACTGGTGAAAAAGCTCCCCTCCAGCACAAAGCTCCATTACCAAATGAACATAATCCTCATCCTCATAAACTGCCTTGAGATCTACGACATTTGGGTGCCCGGATAGCCTAGTCATTATCTCAATCTCAAGTCTGACACTTCTAGCATCATCTGAGGTCACTAATCTATCCTTGGCAATCGATTTGCACGCAAATAGCTCTCCAGTCAATTTATCAGTGCACATTCTAATAACACCAAATTGTCCCCAGCCCAGCTGCTCTCCAAGAATATACCTATCCTTCATATTTGAAATCTGAATTGCGTCCAAAATGGTTTGAGTTAAGCTTGAAAATGTGTAACAATTGCACGGTTGCTTCGACAAGTCGCGGCTGCTGTCTCTATTTGCAAGTGCAAGTGCAACAGCCATACCAAATTCTATCTGTCCCTATTGACCTCGTTTCTTTttctaacaaaataataaaatatctacAATTTCAAGTTAAAAGCCTTGATTTTTTGCTCACGTAACCAATCACCAAAAACTTACTTGAGGCCAAATCCTAAAAGAAGCTTCTCAAGGGCGATTTTGACAGGAGACAGTAACACCGTGATACATCCGATATCATGTATCTGGAAATTTTGGTACTAGagaggaaaaataaaaacttaacaGCGGCAGAAGCTTGATAATTCAGCTCGAAATTTCTTCCAATTTCTGCTAGATCTGAAaccataaaattataattttatttttttaaaaaaaattaaactcgaATCAAATTATGCGAGATGCAAACAAAACGACAAAAAGTGTCAGATATACATAATTTCTGTATAACTTTGTGGGTTTAATAAAATCTCCAAGCTAATATATTGAAAATTCCAGTTTTCTAAAGCAAGCCAACAATGAAAATGAATCACCTTCACATACCCATCAGCTAAACTCCCAAATATGAAAAGAATCAATTACCTGAAAACAAGGCCACCCAGATCACAAAGTTTTCAATAAACAATGGTTATTGCCAATTACAAGCGATCCCAAATCCCCAAAATCGAAAACCAACGTGGAATGATCTTGTAGAGAGAGATGACCCGGTAAGCGACAGAGAGGAGGGCGAGAGGAGGAGTCCGTTGGAG encodes:
- the LOC110599923 gene encoding calcium-dependent protein kinase 26 codes for the protein MAVALALANRDSSRDLSKQPCNCYTFSSLTQTILDAIQISNMKDRYILGEQLGWGQFGVIRMCTDKLTGELFACKSIAKDRLVTSDDARSVRLEIEIMTRLSGHPNVVDLKAVYEDEDYVHLVMELCAGGELFHQLEKHGRFSEVEARVLFRHLMQVVLHCHEIGVVHRDLKPENILLATKASYSPIKLADFGLATYINPGQKLRGTVGSPFYIAPEVLAGGYNQAADVWSAGVILYILLSGTPPFWGKTKSQIFDAVRAADLRFPSNPWDQITESAKELVRGMLCTDPSQRLTAQQVLDHSWMKDDAICPVQPSHFEKQSCEEWDLGGGSFSTLMARNQDISIGTGSPFVCDTESPTFTCRSSFSSFHAEPSTPSSVSGQLSFHNGGNSDALEFPSPVGSMPSFAFFSHSPVTKQGSCALDFSNNISSLNASYGEVSLEKMLMLPESSIFCAHEAREMEQKPADAKRSGGAIESRMGTHSKRNRTIGLGEGEQLDLMVSESVIRRASCMHLPTALLLSVET
- the LOC110630856 gene encoding uncharacterized protein LOC110630856 translates to MGCRIHTSNPPILCKFSTRKPALRIKTIALSSIPNQQGSISTTTLPKTDTYTVDFKTLEACKLGISRYPDFEYDAQGGTGSGTATRIKKGDLKDEISVSFDLETLYIPPLTSATTRFLGLPLPPGLKIDVVPELFQGRIERDSGKVDLEFMAKFWFSVGNIYKAPPLLVKTVLTSEESNGVIRSGRGERLDREGKCRLVGVATVQPIDDVFMNTFLGLPTECLANLKAEISFPTSR